One stretch of Muribaculum intestinale DNA includes these proteins:
- a CDS encoding immunity 51 family protein produces MGTNNFKEQIKPFFWVEHESTVSVCLNVGEYKTEIFQSREDEGFEGNGYDWESLARVFIEEQAPNFVESVDFDSEGSMFCAYSEDKEALKEFILQFKKVCENEVLIMDLFSRTELD; encoded by the coding sequence ATGGGCACTAATAATTTTAAGGAACAAATAAAGCCGTTCTTTTGGGTAGAGCATGAATCAACAGTTTCAGTATGTCTGAATGTTGGTGAGTATAAAACAGAAATCTTCCAATCAAGAGAGGATGAAGGGTTTGAAGGAAACGGCTACGATTGGGAATCCTTAGCTCGTGTTTTTATCGAAGAACAAGCACCGAATTTCGTTGAAAGTGTTGATTTTGATTCAGAGGGAAGTATGTTTTGCGCTTACTCCGAAGATAAAGAAGCCTTGAAGGAGTTTATTCTGCAATTCAAGAAAGTATGTGAAAATGAGGTGCTGATTATGGATTTGTTCTCTCGTACAGAATTGGATTAA
- a CDS encoding SMI1/KNR4 family protein: protein MKAIFNHFNSLGGLYNVSQENLLDTRIFNDEIKLIEEYLKRDIPKLLWNILKKYQGHGFNDEVGFNVTTNIPILGNSTFLEFGQFLSLCQEASLYLLDILENNSDIFGHDFLPFAEATPGDYIALNISEQSVYFISHDFSDNEQSQIKIANSLKDYFLHLCKHTEENRILEKTPRITSVEYSNDLLSLMQKWKNKETSNKER, encoded by the coding sequence ATGAAAGCAATATTCAACCATTTCAATAGTCTTGGCGGACTATACAATGTAAGCCAAGAGAACTTATTAGATACTCGGATATTTAATGACGAGATTAAATTAATCGAAGAGTATCTGAAAAGAGATATTCCCAAACTCTTGTGGAATATCCTAAAAAAGTATCAGGGACATGGCTTTAATGATGAAGTTGGTTTTAATGTAACGACAAACATTCCTATACTGGGAAATTCCACATTCTTAGAGTTTGGTCAATTCCTCTCTTTATGTCAAGAAGCATCCTTATATCTACTGGATATATTAGAGAATAATTCGGATATTTTCGGACACGATTTCTTGCCGTTTGCGGAAGCTACTCCGGGTGATTACATTGCATTAAATATCAGTGAACAATCTGTGTATTTCATTTCACATGATTTTTCTGATAATGAACAATCACAGATTAAGATTGCAAATTCATTAAAAGACTATTTCCTACACCTATGTAAGCATACAGAAGAAAACAGGATATTAGAAAAAACACCAAGAATTACATCGGTTGAATATTCCAATGACTTGTTATCACTTATGCAAAAATGGAAAAACAAAGAAACATCTAACAAGGAAAGATAA
- a CDS encoding ankyrin repeat domain-containing protein has translation MKIVNRTLLFLATLFCSLDSVKASTLLQDTIRDATYQLYPLGVACRNNDMETIKQLLAAKDEPMAMGNDCYEFDILYTAIYFDKEDVLKYALTRYKDINDRVYSDEYGLTLLTYACRLSNVKLAHILLEHGINVNGCQSPCDTYRVYPIMEAIANNNIELVKLLLEYHADLDIKDSNGSTPLALAKETGAKEIENLLLQWMKQKNNANNAG, from the coding sequence ATGAAGATAGTAAATAGGACATTACTTTTTCTTGCAACGCTTTTTTGTAGTTTGGATAGCGTGAAAGCAAGCACATTGCTGCAAGATACTATACGGGATGCAACCTACCAGCTTTATCCGTTAGGGGTTGCTTGCCGCAACAATGATATGGAAACCATTAAACAGTTGCTGGCAGCAAAAGATGAACCTATGGCAATGGGTAACGATTGTTACGAGTTTGATATACTCTATACGGCAATCTACTTTGACAAAGAAGATGTACTAAAATATGCCCTTACCAGATACAAGGACATAAACGATAGAGTATATAGCGATGAGTATGGACTTACGCTCCTGACATACGCCTGCAGATTGTCTAACGTAAAGTTAGCCCATATCTTGCTGGAGCATGGCATTAACGTAAATGGTTGCCAAAGTCCATGCGACACCTATAGAGTATATCCGATTATGGAAGCCATTGCCAATAATAACATAGAACTGGTGAAGTTGCTTTTAGAATATCATGCAGACCTTGATATAAAAGATAGTAACGGCAGCACCCCTCTTGCTTTGGCTAAGGAGACAGGTGCAAAAGAGATTGAAAATTTACTTTTGCAATGGATGAAACAAAAAAATAATGCTAACAACGCAGGATAA
- a CDS encoding immunity 51 family protein — MDINNFAAAIEPFFWVEHESTISVCLTVGEYKTEIFQSREDEGFEGNGYDWESLARVFIDEQAPELSESIDFDSEGSMFCAYSSDKEALKKFILQFKEACENKKLIMDLFSHAELD, encoded by the coding sequence ATGGACATTAATAATTTTGCAGCGGCTATTGAACCTTTCTTTTGGGTTGAACATGAATCAACAATTTCGGTATGTCTGACTGTTGGCGAGTATAAAACGGAAATCTTTCAATCAAGAGAAGATGAAGGATTTGAAGGTAATGGCTACGACTGGGAGTCACTGGCTCGTGTCTTTATTGACGAACAAGCACCAGAGCTATCCGAAAGCATTGATTTCGATTCGGAAGGAAGTATGTTCTGTGCTTATTCAAGTGATAAAGAGGCTTTAAAAAAGTTCATCTTACAGTTTAAAGAAGCATGTGAAAATAAAAAATTAATAATGGACTTATTCTCCCATGCTGAATTGGATTAA
- a CDS encoding ISAs1 family transposase, with amino-acid sequence MQIEIFSKVKDPRDLGKVKHELEDVLRMALIGVLCDCEDCDDISDMVTDREEEFKAAGLLKLSNGVPCGDTILRVVESVNPAQLRASLDCCRGHIIESLCGNQVIIDGKKLRGENPRSPGCHGLYILNAWVSETEICVAEKPVDGKTNELTVLPSVLSSLWLTGALVSVDAMGTHRNIAEQIMLQGGDYLMALKDNQPILKSLTESIFSRTTPLSVYTTEEKGHGRVEKRTCSIMDTTLLEQEGMYEKWPGLKRIIKMERERTENGARSRETIYYLSSVEKDEASYYAMRIRAHWGIENKLHWHLDVTFREDMCRVRAKNGAVNFSAMRKYALEMLKKQNDKLSLKRRRKKCMWSTEYLYKVFKDS; translated from the coding sequence ATGCAAATAGAAATTTTCAGCAAAGTAAAAGACCCGCGCGACTTGGGCAAGGTTAAACATGAGCTCGAGGATGTGCTCCGAATGGCACTCATCGGCGTGTTGTGTGATTGTGAGGACTGTGACGACATATCGGATATGGTTACAGACCGAGAGGAAGAATTCAAGGCCGCCGGATTGCTGAAGCTTAGCAACGGCGTCCCGTGTGGTGACACGATACTTCGTGTTGTAGAGTCTGTCAATCCCGCTCAGCTCCGGGCAAGTCTTGATTGCTGCCGAGGCCACATAATCGAATCCCTGTGCGGCAATCAGGTCATCATTGACGGTAAGAAACTGCGGGGTGAAAATCCCAGGAGTCCCGGATGCCACGGACTGTATATCCTCAATGCGTGGGTATCTGAAACAGAAATCTGCGTTGCCGAAAAGCCGGTGGATGGCAAGACCAACGAACTTACGGTTCTGCCGTCCGTATTGTCCTCTTTATGGCTTACAGGGGCATTGGTTTCAGTCGACGCAATGGGGACCCACCGTAATATCGCAGAACAGATCATGCTCCAGGGCGGCGACTATCTGATGGCGCTTAAAGACAATCAGCCGATACTCAAGAGCTTGACGGAAAGTATCTTTAGTAGGACTACTCCATTATCGGTATACACAACCGAGGAAAAGGGGCACGGAAGAGTTGAGAAGAGAACCTGTTCAATTATGGATACGACACTTTTGGAACAGGAGGGAATGTACGAGAAGTGGCCCGGTCTTAAACGTATCATAAAGATGGAGCGTGAGCGTACTGAGAACGGTGCCCGCTCGCGTGAAACAATCTACTATCTCAGCAGCGTGGAGAAAGATGAGGCTTCTTACTATGCGATGCGTATTCGTGCGCACTGGGGTATCGAGAACAAACTGCACTGGCATCTCGACGTGACGTTTCGGGAAGATATGTGCCGCGTACGCGCCAAGAATGGCGCTGTCAATTTTTCAGCGATGCGCAAGTATGCATTGGAAATGCTTAAAAAGCAGAACGATAAACTCAGCCTTAAACGAAGACGCAAAAAATGTATGTGGAGCACTGAATATCTGTACAAAGTCTTTAAGGATAGTTAA
- a CDS encoding DUF4377 domain-containing protein: MRTKIYLRTLLIAFVTILGLTACMNEDEPKDITKEVTMYVSSETGIMYDLFDSEGEFPIECMLVKEQGEDEYRPLAFCGIQGFEYEKGYEYDLRVNKTTLANPPADGSIYKYQLVRVVEKRQVGNPNEAE, translated from the coding sequence ATGAGAACGAAAATTTATTTAAGAACGCTGCTGATAGCCTTTGTTACCATATTGGGGCTGACAGCTTGCATGAATGAAGATGAGCCAAAGGACATCACAAAAGAAGTAACGATGTATGTTTCTTCTGAAACTGGAATTATGTATGATTTATTTGATTCGGAAGGAGAATTTCCGATAGAATGTATGCTCGTCAAGGAGCAGGGAGAGGATGAATATCGTCCTTTGGCATTCTGCGGTATTCAGGGCTTCGAATATGAGAAAGGCTATGAATACGATTTGCGTGTCAATAAGACAACTTTGGCAAATCCACCAGCAGACGGTAGCATATACAAATATCAGCTTGTTCGGGTCGTAGAGAAAAGACAGGTCGGTAACCCAAACGAAGCTGAATAA
- a CDS encoding DUF4304 domain-containing protein — protein sequence MYIKELSKGIKIKGFKKNSLTWLCQCDPFVYMFRIEPGKYCDKNWQYYTLEIGIYSSDVFALCWGKVPKGKSVKNTDCCLRGSISDFFQENGDIEFYEDVDVKELQERINFLIEKDIIPFFNKIKSFEKLYRIMLFYEEKAIQQELHQIYIACIEYIMNKKNDALIRLEKINNQVWKKKAQEVIMRMTNKQLSAENN from the coding sequence ATGTATATCAAAGAACTATCGAAAGGAATAAAAATAAAAGGTTTTAAAAAGAATAGCTTAACTTGGTTATGCCAATGTGATCCTTTTGTTTATATGTTCAGAATTGAACCAGGCAAATATTGTGATAAAAATTGGCAATATTATACTTTGGAGATAGGAATCTATTCTTCAGATGTTTTTGCTTTGTGTTGGGGTAAAGTGCCAAAGGGTAAAAGTGTAAAAAATACAGATTGTTGTTTGAGAGGTAGCATTTCTGATTTCTTTCAAGAAAATGGCGACATTGAATTTTATGAAGATGTAGATGTAAAGGAATTACAAGAAAGAATAAATTTCTTAATTGAAAAAGATATTATTCCTTTCTTTAATAAAATAAAATCATTTGAAAAGCTATATAGAATAATGCTTTTCTACGAAGAAAAGGCTATTCAACAAGAATTGCATCAAATATATATTGCTTGTATTGAATATATAATGAATAAAAAAAATGATGCTTTAATACGATTAGAGAAAATCAATAATCAAGTATGGAAGAAGAAGGCACAAGAAGTAATAATGAGAATGACTAACAAACAACTAAGTGCTGAAAACAATTAG
- a CDS encoding SUKH-3 domain-containing protein — MKLELNQSDILYFDVKKIKKYRPEAMQKVALKLGVNKVIYLADIHPGYLIVWLDEQEQVWADYDNLVYYYGSDIFSGIQNIVSGNILETIKSVSNDER; from the coding sequence ATGAAATTAGAACTGAACCAATCTGATATTCTTTATTTTGATGTCAAGAAAATAAAGAAATACCGCCCGGAAGCTATGCAAAAAGTGGCTTTGAAGTTAGGGGTCAATAAGGTTATCTATTTAGCAGACATTCATCCCGGCTATTTGATTGTGTGGTTAGATGAACAAGAACAAGTGTGGGCTGATTACGACAATCTTGTTTATTATTATGGCAGTGATATATTCAGTGGTATTCAAAATATTGTATCGGGCAATATTCTTGAAACTATAAAATCAGTATCTAACGACGAAAGATAG
- a CDS encoding DUF4375 domain-containing protein produces the protein MMQWIKKLFGIRCSEQITEELIERLPADKLCRKYIDGELASDMESEVFDSIMCAVELHAEVINGGFNQYYYNSGGERAQKAEDTFVKLGADRIADVVKRANDQYAANRDELQSVWDGTKEGFAHGYKEKLFDAFDDEYYALMRNDRQLYTMIGTYIKQHPQEFLTGMTE, from the coding sequence ATGATGCAATGGATAAAGAAACTGTTCGGGATAAGATGCTCCGAACAGATAACGGAAGAGTTGATAGAGCGTCTTCCTGCCGACAAACTCTGCCGGAAATATATAGACGGAGAACTGGCAAGCGACATGGAGAGCGAAGTGTTCGACAGCATAATGTGTGCGGTGGAACTGCACGCGGAGGTCATCAATGGCGGTTTCAACCAATACTACTACAATTCCGGTGGCGAACGTGCGCAAAAAGCCGAGGACACCTTTGTCAAGCTCGGAGCAGACCGGATCGCTGATGTCGTGAAACGAGCCAACGACCAATATGCCGCCAACCGGGATGAACTGCAATCGGTATGGGACGGAACGAAGGAAGGATTCGCCCACGGGTATAAAGAGAAGCTCTTTGATGCCTTCGATGATGAGTACTATGCCTTGATGAGGAATGACCGGCAACTCTACACGATGATAGGCACATACATCAAACAGCATCCGCAGGAGTTTCTTACAGGAATGACCGAGTGA
- a CDS encoding hybrid sensor histidine kinase/response regulator produces MLILILIATIGYAYYNEEQTLVSMETESRNTNNVRCEINRLNMRLTSLTMMGETAFEWTETERGDYRQERMHIDSTLCEFSRIFISEAADIDSLRILLEDKEKKLLQLAEIYRRQKSLGDEMANKLPVIARQIAKEEPKKPKRKGFLGIFGKKEEPEPSTTTTILSFNRSLMAERRAQNEKLKAQADSLSQQNRNLNIRLQNLISYLDGKAQADLRQQELEIAATREESYRDIGVLTAITLLMLFVSFVIIHRDMQRRDRNKKKLEESIRQNRSLLEMRKKIILTISHDIRGPLNVISGSAELAIDTRDKRKRDGYLNNARYLCRHVVHLLNNLLDVYRLNEAKETPNNVPFRLNVLFDRIAIGAAQIINDKGLLFKHDYRNIDVTVTGDEDRIEQIADNLLSNAVKFTQSGSVGIAASYDGDRLVMDISDTGIGMSEETVDRIFRPFERADNVEHIEGFGLGLSITKGLITMLGGTIDVISNVGKGTTFHIAIPLELTGNIETADIQEAKPAGVSRLPHNVIVIDDDPLQRDIVSEMLERNAVSCAVCATASDVVKAMRKRDFDLILTDINMPGTNGFALIELLRKSNIGNSRTIPIVAMTARDDDDSKPLLKPDASSSHSRCRNCLNGYQW; encoded by the coding sequence ATGCTGATACTTATCCTGATTGCCACCATAGGCTATGCCTATTACAATGAGGAGCAGACATTGGTTTCTATGGAAACAGAGTCTCGTAATACCAATAATGTCCGCTGTGAGATTAACCGATTGAACATGCGCCTAACATCGTTGACAATGATGGGCGAGACAGCATTTGAATGGACTGAAACAGAACGGGGGGATTATCGTCAAGAACGTATGCATATAGACAGCACACTGTGTGAGTTCAGCCGGATTTTCATTTCGGAAGCAGCCGACATAGACAGTCTCCGTATTCTTCTTGAGGACAAGGAGAAGAAATTGCTCCAGCTTGCAGAAATATACCGGCGCCAAAAGTCTCTCGGTGACGAGATGGCCAACAAACTGCCCGTGATAGCTCGCCAGATTGCCAAAGAAGAGCCAAAGAAGCCGAAGCGTAAGGGATTCCTCGGCATCTTCGGCAAAAAAGAAGAACCTGAGCCATCTACCACGACAACTATACTTAGTTTCAACCGCAGTCTTATGGCTGAGCGCAGGGCGCAGAACGAAAAACTTAAAGCACAGGCTGATAGCCTGTCACAACAAAACAGAAATCTTAATATCCGCTTGCAGAATCTGATTAGTTATCTTGACGGTAAGGCCCAGGCTGATCTCCGACAGCAGGAACTTGAGATTGCAGCTACCCGTGAAGAATCATATCGTGATATAGGTGTACTAACAGCCATTACCTTACTGATGCTGTTCGTTTCTTTTGTCATAATACACCGCGATATGCAGCGAAGAGACCGGAACAAGAAAAAACTTGAGGAAAGCATACGGCAGAACCGGTCGCTGCTTGAAATGCGCAAGAAAATCATCCTCACCATATCCCATGATATACGCGGTCCGCTCAACGTGATAAGCGGCAGTGCAGAACTCGCCATCGACACCCGCGACAAAAGGAAACGCGACGGCTACCTGAACAACGCGCGGTACCTTTGCCGCCACGTAGTCCACCTTCTTAACAATCTGCTGGATGTCTATAGGCTCAACGAAGCTAAGGAGACCCCGAACAATGTCCCGTTCAGACTGAACGTATTGTTTGACAGAATAGCAATAGGCGCGGCGCAGATAATCAATGACAAGGGGTTGCTGTTCAAGCACGATTACAGGAATATTGATGTGACGGTAACAGGAGATGAGGACCGGATAGAACAGATTGCAGACAACCTGCTGTCTAATGCCGTCAAGTTCACTCAATCCGGTTCCGTTGGAATCGCGGCTTCATACGACGGCGACCGGCTGGTTATGGATATAAGCGACACTGGTATCGGAATGTCGGAGGAAACCGTTGACCGCATATTCAGGCCGTTCGAACGTGCCGACAACGTGGAGCATATTGAGGGGTTCGGACTCGGACTTTCCATTACGAAAGGTCTGATAACCATGCTTGGCGGAACTATTGACGTGATCAGCAATGTCGGCAAAGGTACAACTTTCCATATTGCCATACCGCTTGAACTTACCGGAAATATAGAGACGGCCGATATCCAGGAAGCAAAGCCAGCCGGAGTATCGCGCCTGCCGCATAACGTGATAGTAATCGATGACGACCCGCTACAGCGTGATATCGTAAGCGAGATGCTTGAGCGCAACGCGGTCTCTTGTGCCGTATGTGCCACAGCCTCGGATGTGGTAAAGGCGATGCGTAAACGAGATTTCGACTTAATACTTACGGACATAAATATGCCAGGCACCAACGGGTTCGCATTGATCGAACTGTTGCGCAAGTCAAATATCGGCAATTCAAGGACAATCCCCATAGTGGCAATGACCGCCAGGGACGATGACGATAGCAAACCTCTGTTAAAACCGGATGCATCTTCAAGCCATTCTCGATGCAGGAACTGCTTGAACGGATATCAATGGTAA
- a CDS encoding sigma-54-dependent transcriptional regulator, whose translation MKSKILIVEDNVTLSQMQKDWLAREGYEVTTAIDAVVARRHIRKVDFDLILSDVRLPEGDGLSLLAWLKKEKPGIPIVIMTEYASYPDAVKAIKMGAQDYLPKPVHRERLFEVVKELVHPAFTIQHSLERLFRRDSVKAREALHLAELVAPADISVLILGANGTGKESIARTIHFNSPRKDEPFVAVNCGAIPPELTASMFFGHVKGAFTGADADRKGYFDAAKGGTLFLDEIATLPYHTQSSLLRVLQENVYMPVGGNTERRADVRIVAATNEDMEKSIADGRFREDLYHRLCEFEIHQPSLAECPEDILPLAEFFRKKFSDELHKETSGFSPDAERLMLAHSWSGNIRELQNRVRRAVLISKTTVIAVSDLNIRKTSNDNVAKIVPDLRPIKDDDAEKQLIIRTLESCNGNKTKAARMLNINPTTLYRKMNKYGIK comes from the coding sequence ATGAAGAGCAAAATACTGATAGTTGAGGACAACGTGACCCTCTCCCAGATGCAGAAGGACTGGCTCGCACGCGAGGGGTATGAAGTCACGACAGCAATAGATGCCGTCGTGGCACGCAGGCATATACGCAAAGTGGATTTTGACCTGATACTCTCTGATGTACGCCTGCCCGAAGGGGATGGCCTGTCATTACTTGCATGGCTGAAGAAAGAGAAACCCGGAATTCCGATCGTAATCATGACGGAATACGCCTCATATCCCGATGCTGTCAAAGCCATAAAGATGGGCGCGCAGGACTATCTTCCCAAGCCGGTACATAGGGAGCGACTGTTCGAAGTTGTGAAGGAACTGGTGCATCCGGCTTTTACCATACAACATTCGCTTGAACGTCTTTTCAGGCGTGACAGCGTGAAGGCGCGTGAGGCGTTGCATCTGGCGGAGCTTGTCGCACCAGCCGATATATCGGTCCTGATTCTCGGTGCCAACGGAACCGGCAAGGAGTCTATCGCACGGACCATCCATTTCAACAGTCCAAGAAAAGACGAGCCGTTTGTCGCAGTGAACTGTGGCGCCATACCGCCAGAACTGACAGCCTCCATGTTCTTCGGCCATGTCAAGGGAGCTTTTACGGGAGCTGATGCCGACAGGAAAGGATATTTTGACGCGGCGAAAGGCGGCACACTGTTCCTTGACGAAATCGCCACGTTGCCTTATCACACACAGTCATCATTATTGAGGGTATTGCAGGAGAATGTCTATATGCCTGTCGGTGGAAACACGGAACGCCGTGCCGATGTGCGCATAGTGGCGGCAACCAACGAGGATATGGAGAAATCCATCGCCGATGGGCGTTTCCGTGAGGACCTGTATCACCGCCTCTGCGAGTTCGAGATACACCAGCCATCCCTTGCGGAATGTCCCGAAGACATCCTCCCGCTGGCAGAATTCTTCCGCAAGAAGTTTTCGGATGAGCTTCACAAGGAAACCTCCGGATTCAGCCCGGATGCCGAGCGGCTTATGCTGGCACACTCATGGAGCGGCAATATCCGCGAGCTTCAGAACCGGGTGCGCAGGGCAGTGCTGATTTCAAAGACAACCGTTATCGCAGTCTCGGACTTGAATATCCGCAAAACATCAAATGATAATGTCGCAAAAATCGTTCCTGATTTGCGCCCAATCAAAGATGACGATGCTGAAAAGCAGCTTATCATCCGCACCTTGGAATCCTGCAACGGCAACAAGACCAAGGCGGCGAGAATGCTCAACATAAATCCTACGACATTATACCGTAAGATGAATAAGTACGGTATAAAGTAA
- a CDS encoding helix-turn-helix domain-containing protein, translating into MLYNETVHKMFASLMERFDKMERAFERMNKLKDCLDGDTLLDNYDLCRLLGVTKRTLARYRQKKLIRYYMIDGRTYYKASEIQEFLQMKGKSLPAAVSH; encoded by the coding sequence ATGCTATATAATGAAACAGTGCATAAGATGTTTGCCTCGCTCATGGAACGCTTTGACAAGATGGAGCGGGCATTCGAGCGGATGAACAAGCTCAAGGATTGTCTGGACGGCGACACGCTGCTCGACAACTACGACCTGTGCCGGTTGCTCGGCGTCACCAAGCGCACCCTTGCGAGATACCGACAGAAGAAGCTTATCCGCTATTACATGATAGACGGGCGTACCTACTACAAGGCATCCGAGATACAGGAATTCCTACAGATGAAAGGGAAGTCGCTACCCGCCGCCGTGAGCCACTGA
- a CDS encoding helix-turn-helix domain-containing protein has translation MEIISMDIRTFDALFSRIREIEEKSELLSRKNEDIGLKKWLDNEDVCNILGISKRTLQTYRDKGILPFSRIRNKLFYRPEDVERLLQSSYHPNTSQL, from the coding sequence ATGGAAATAATAAGCATGGACATCAGAACCTTCGATGCCCTGTTCTCCAGAATCAGGGAAATCGAGGAAAAATCCGAACTGCTGAGCCGGAAGAATGAGGACATCGGCCTTAAGAAATGGCTCGACAACGAGGACGTGTGCAACATCCTCGGAATCTCAAAGCGCACCTTGCAGACATACCGCGACAAAGGCATCCTGCCGTTCAGCCGTATCAGGAACAAGCTCTTCTACCGTCCGGAGGATGTAGAGAGACTATTACAGTCGTCGTATCACCCAAACACATCACAGCTATGA
- a CDS encoding helix-turn-helix domain-containing protein encodes MSHYFIDRQDPRVADLLRRLGNIGQALGQVESVARPMFKGDRFLTDEELSRLLKVSRRTLQEYRTARLIPYYIVQGKALYRESEIQSLLEKAHRKCVEEQKWL; translated from the coding sequence ATGAGCCATTATTTTATCGACAGGCAGGATCCGCGTGTGGCGGACCTGTTGCGCCGCCTCGGAAACATCGGGCAGGCGCTCGGACAAGTTGAATCGGTCGCACGCCCCATGTTCAAGGGGGACAGGTTCCTCACTGACGAGGAGTTGTCGCGCCTGCTGAAAGTGAGCCGGCGCACCTTGCAGGAATACCGCACCGCTCGTCTTATCCCTTACTACATTGTACAGGGAAAGGCCCTGTACCGGGAATCCGAGATACAGAGCCTTCTTGAAAAGGCGCACCGTAAATGCGTGGAGGAACAGAAGTGGCTCTAA
- a CDS encoding site-specific integrase translates to MKKDKDNNTPKRRSTFAILFYINRTKVRKDGTCQLLSKVSIDAEWEQIGTKVSVNPDIWNPEKGRADGRSANAVTVNRAIDSLTAEINEHYEDIRRSLGFVTAELVKNAMKGIGRKPSTLLALFREHNEEFHKRVGVDRTKESYESYLNSYRHLSAFVTGKRDMDDVPLRALDRSFYDDFEVFLGADRGLKPKSVHEHLYRLKKMTMRAVSQGTLRRDPYARLHPPLPRRKSRHMRLDDLKLLMEKQIDAPNLQRVRDWFIFSTFTGLAYADLKQLTEDDISQTPDGTWWIHVNRQKTGSRSAIRLLDIPMRIMEKYRDERQDGKIFNLYSRTYLIKLTRQLGKEYGFCLTFHKARHNFGTHITLSMGVPIETVSRMMGHKSVTTTQIYAQVTDRKVDEDMKRLRMQASSAEITLIDESMDKEMAKRRKYKFRNKTGNGL, encoded by the coding sequence ATGAAAAAGGATAAAGACAACAATACACCCAAACGGCGTAGCACATTCGCCATCCTCTTCTATATCAACCGGACAAAAGTCCGCAAGGACGGAACATGCCAGCTTCTGAGCAAGGTCAGCATAGACGCCGAATGGGAGCAGATAGGAACGAAAGTATCTGTGAATCCGGATATCTGGAACCCCGAAAAAGGGCGTGCCGACGGACGCAGTGCCAATGCAGTCACCGTGAACCGCGCCATAGACTCGCTGACAGCTGAGATAAACGAACATTACGAGGATATAAGGCGCAGCCTTGGCTTCGTCACCGCCGAGCTTGTTAAGAACGCCATGAAGGGCATCGGGCGCAAGCCATCGACCCTTTTGGCTCTTTTCCGTGAACATAACGAGGAATTCCACAAGCGTGTGGGCGTAGACCGCACAAAGGAATCATATGAAAGCTATCTCAACTCATACCGTCATCTATCTGCATTCGTAACCGGGAAACGGGATATGGATGATGTGCCGCTCCGTGCGCTTGACAGGTCTTTTTATGACGATTTCGAGGTGTTTCTCGGCGCAGACCGTGGACTCAAGCCCAAATCGGTTCACGAACACCTGTACCGTCTGAAGAAGATGACGATGCGAGCAGTCAGCCAGGGCACGCTCCGCCGTGACCCATATGCGAGGCTCCATCCACCGTTGCCACGTCGCAAGAGCCGCCACATGAGGCTTGACGATCTGAAACTGCTTATGGAAAAACAGATAGATGCCCCAAATCTCCAAAGGGTGCGCGATTGGTTCATCTTCTCGACATTCACAGGGCTGGCATACGCAGATCTTAAACAGTTGACTGAGGATGACATATCCCAGACTCCGGACGGTACGTGGTGGATACATGTAAACAGGCAAAAGACGGGCAGTCGCTCGGCGATACGCCTGCTTGACATCCCAATGCGAATAATGGAGAAATACAGGGACGAGCGGCAGGACGGTAAGATTTTCAATCTTTATAGCAGAACCTATTTGATAAAACTTACCCGGCAGCTCGGCAAGGAGTACGGTTTCTGCCTTACCTTCCACAAGGCGAGGCATAATTTCGGAACACATATCACTTTGTCGATGGGCGTTCCCATTGAGACAGTAAGCCGAATGATGGGACATAAGAGCGTTACCACGACACAGATATACGCCCAGGTGACTGACCGCAAGGTTGATGAGGACATGAAGCGTCTGCGTATGCAGGCATCAAGTGCTGAAATTACCCTTATTGACGAAAGCATGGATAAGGAAATGGCAAAGAGAAGGAAATATAAATTCAGGAACAAGACGGGAAACGGCCTGTGA